The Bacteroidota bacterium sequence CATTAACGCTTAAGGCATCGACAGGATTATTAAAATAGTTCTGGATGCTTCGATTGTATTCGTTAATTATTTTTTTAATTTTAATATCTGTAAAGGTTGTGCGTTTGAATACCAACACTGTATCAATTCCAATACTTTCATTATTTAATGTGTATTTATAATTAATAATGGGTGTTGTCTTGAGCATAACACCTTGAGAAATATAGTTTGGGATATGTTTAACCACAGATACTATCAATGTATCATGTTTTGATTCAACCTGATATTTCTGTCCTGAATCTGTCTCGAATACAATTTTGTTTAGAGGACAACACCTTATATAAAACTCATATGGAAAGTTATAAGTAACACCAATTTGGTTTAGATCACCCAAATAGCAAATAATAAAGTCTTGATTTTCGTAGAAATTGGGTAATTGTTTAATGTAGGTGTTGCGATAATTTTTTTTGCAGTTTCATGTATCACCTAATGCATGAACTTCCTTGTTTTCGAATTTGCTAACTTCAGTCTGGTCATCAGCATGAGTTGTTTCTTTCTCACTTTTACATTGACAATATGGAAAAATGATCAAAAGAAAAAGTATTGTAAGTAAACGAACTATATTAAGGTTCTTGTTTTTTATCATAAATCCCAAGCTGAACTGTGCTTTACTCTTCTTCCACAATAAAAATCTCCTCACCCGGTTTTTTCATATAATAGGTTTCGCGGGCAAATTTTGCCAGGGTTTTGCGGTTGTTAAGCAATTCGTATTTAATTCGCTTGGTTTCTTCAATCTCGCTTAAATAATAGGCACGGTTTTGCTCAAGTTCGTTAATGGTCTGTCGTGTTTTATAGGTCAAAACCAAATTGTTTCGATCAATAAACCCAACCCAAACAATAAAAATGAGTGTCGTTAAAACAAATTTGTTTCGCACTATTTTAAAAACTCTTTTCAAAGCAAATATTATTGTTTTAAAAATTTGAAATTTCTACCTGGATATTGGGCTTCCTCTCCCAGCTCTTCCTCAATACGAAGTAGCTGATTGTATTTTGCAATCCTATCAGACCTCGACAAAGATCCTGTTTTAATCAAACCAGCATGCATCCCAACGGCTAAATCAGCGATGAAAGTATCCTCGGTTTCACCTGATCGGTGTGAAATAACAGATGTAAAATTATTTTTGTTTGCCAGTTGAATGGTTTCTATTGTTTCTGAAAGCGTTCCTATTTGGTTTACTTTAATCAGAATTGAATTTGCAGCTTTTAGTTCAATGCCTTTAGCTAAACGTTTAGCGTTTGTTACAAAAAGATCGTCACCAACTATTTGAATTTTACCTTCAAGTTTTTTATTTAAAGACACCCAACCATTCCAATCATCTTCATCTAAACCATCTTCAATAGATAAGATGGGGTATTTTTTGCACCAGTTTACCCAATAGTCAACCATTTCGTCCGAACTGATTTCCTTTTGTGACGATTTATAAAATCGATAAACTTGTTTTTCTTTGTCATACATTTCTGAAGTTGCCGGATCTAATGCTATATAGAAATCTTCCCCTGCTTTGTATCCAGCTTTTTCGATAGCTGCTAGAACCGTTTCAATGGCTTCTTCATTAGAACTTAAATTTGGAGCAAAACCACCTTCATCACCCACATTGGTCGAATGATTCTTGCTTTTCAGATAATCTTTAAGGCTGTAGAAAACATCAGCCGACATACTCAATGCGTCACTAAAAGTTTCAGCACCAACAGGCATGATCATGAATTCCTGAAAATCTATTTTATTATCAGCATGTTTCCCTCCATTTAAAATATTCATCATTGGAATAGGTAAAGTGTAAGCACCAACTCCTCCTAAATATTTATACAAAGGCAAATCACATTCTTCGGCTGCAGCTCGTGCAACAGCAAGTGAAACAGCAAGAATTCCATTGGCTCCAAGATTCCCTTTATTTTCAGTTCCATCCAATTCGAGCATAATGTTGTCGATCATTTTCTGGTCGAAAACACTCATGTCCATAAGTGCGGGCTCAATTATATCAATAATTTTCTCACAAACTTTCAAAACACTCTTTCCTCGGAAATAACTCTGATTTCCATCTCTTAACTCCACCGCTTCATGAATTCCTGTGGATGCTCCGGAAGGAACGGCAGCACGGCCAATAATTCCATTTTCCGTAATAACTTCAACTTCAACAGTGGGAGTTCCCCTTGAATCCAGAATTTGTCTGGGTATTATTCCAATAATTGTACTCATTTATAATATTTTTATATTAGAGCAAATGTAACCAATCAGCATTTGGATTGAAAAAATATTTATTAACTGAATACGTTCTATTATCATAAAATGACAGAAAGTTTGTAACTAATTAATTCTCTTTGAATTCGCTTTCTGGAATTAATATAAAAAAGGTAAATTTGCAAAAATTTTAACATGTCAAATAGAACGTTCACGATAATTAAACCTGAGGTTGTAGCGAAGGGTTACGAAGGAAAAGTATTGGATGCAATCCATGAAGGTGGATTCAAAATTGTTGCATTAAAAAAGACACAATTCAGTGATGATCAGGCCGCTAAGTTTTATGCCATTCATAAAGAAAGACCATTTTTTCAAGGTTTGTTAAAATATATTACCTCATCAGCTGTTGTTGTAGCAATTTTAGAGAAAGAAAATGCGGTATTAGATTTTAGAAAAATAATTGGTGCTACAAACCCTGAAGATGCAGCGGAAGGTACAATTAGAAAGATTTTTGGGACTAACATTGAGCAGAATGCTGTTCATGGTTCCGACTCAGATGAAAATGCCTTATTGGAAGGTTCTTATTTCTTTTCATTATTCGAGCAGTATTGAGGTTGAGGCGATTGGAAGTCAAATTATCATACAAAACATAAGTATATGAGCGAAGTTGAAGTAGTAACAAAAAAGAAAAGTATAGGCAAACAATTGCTAGTAATTTTTCTGATCCTATTATTATTATTCAATGCTTTTTTAATTTTTAAATTAGTTCGCAAGAATAATAAGGTGTCAAAAGAACTGGTATCAACTCTTGAACTGAAAGAAGAGTTAGATCTGGAGTTAGATAGTTACAAAAATCAAATTGTCGAATACAAAGACTTGCTAACCGATCAGGATACCTTGCTTCTTGCAAAGCAAAAAGAAATTGAGGAATTGGCTGAAAAAATTCAAGTCATGATTCGTGCTGGTAAAATTACACAAGCCAAATATGATGCTGCAAAAAATGAAATTGCTCAGTTAAAGTATTATACTAAAAAGTATCAGCAGCAAATTGAAGAGCTTCAGCAAAAGAATGAAAAGTTAACAGTTGAGAATGAAGGCTTGAAAACAGAAGTCACAGAAGTTAAACGCGAAGTGGATAAACTAACAGATGAAAATGTAAATTTAACGAATAAGGTTAGTTTAGGAGAAATGCTTCGTACGTCAACTATTTTGGTAGAAGGCATTCAGATTAAAGGTGGCAAGCAAAAGGTTACTGAGAGAGGAAACAGAATGACTGCGCTGAAAGTTATTTTTAATATTCAGGAAAATGCTATTGCCAAAGAAGGAGAACGTGTTTTCTATGTCAAAGTAATGAATCCAAAAGGTGAAACACTTTACATTGAAGAAAGAGGTTCAGGTCAATTCGATTATCAGGGAGAGCAATCTCTATATACAATAAAAGAAACATTAGAATATTCAAATAATCCAACTAGCCCTTATACAATATATTGGGGCAAAGGCTCTCCATTTGAAAAAGGTGCATACAAAGTGCAGGTTTATAATGAAGGAGTTAAAATTGGTGAACAATCATTTACAGTCAAATAATTAAAACAGAATATGGCAGCTATAGGTACAATCAGGAAATACTCAGGATTAGCAGTGGGGTTAATAGGTGTTTCCATTGTTGCATTCATTGTTAGCGATGCATTCCAGAACAACTCAGGCATGTTTAATAATAATAGCACGGATATTGGTGAAATTGATGGGGAATTAATTTCCTATCAGGATTTTCAGTATCGCTATGATATTGAACTTGAACGATACAAAAACAAAGTACAGTCTGACGATGTTGACCAAGGTACACGTGACCAACTTCGAAACGAGCTTTGGGAAAAAATCCAGGAAGAAATTATTTACGACAAAGAGTATGATGCAATAGGCATAACTTTTTCTTCGGAAGAGCTTACATACAAAGTGAGTGGCCCCGAGCCTCATGAAGCTGTTAAACAGTTTTTTGCTAATCCAGAAACAAAGGAATTTGATCGTAATCAAATGGTTGGCTTTCTCAAGAATATGGATGACTATCCCGAATACAAGGATATCTGGCTTGAGTTTGAAACTGAATTGGCTAAAGAAACCAAAAGAAATAAGTATTTCAACTTGATAAAAGCAGGCTTAAATATTACAGATATTGAGGCTAAAGAAGCTCATTTAAGTAGTAATCAGTTTGCTTCTTTTGAATACATATCTTTACCGTATAAAGATATTCAGGATTCAACAATCAAGGTTTCAGATGAGGATATTAAGAAATATTTCAATAAACATAAAGAAGATTATCAGATTGACGAAAGTCGTTCTTTTGATTTTGTAGTTTGGGATATTATCCCCTCATCGGATGACTCATTATCTTGGTTTACGAAGTTAGACAATATCCGTGCTGATTTTGCTGCCACTACCAAGGACTCGACCTATGTTGAGCTTCATAGTGATGGTCATTTCGATACATTATACCGTAATCCTGGTCATTTCAATTCAAATATCGATCATGTTTTTATCACATTGAAAAATGATGATAGCATTGTCGGTCCTTATTTTGAAGATAATGCTTTCAAAATTGCTAAGCTTATTGATCGCAAGCAGGATACTGTAAATTACTACAAAGCCAGTCATATATTAATTGCTCCAAAAGGATCTACAGATGCAGATACACTGGACGCAATGAAAAAGGCACGTGAACTAATGGCAGAAGCTAAAGGTGGAGCAGATTTTACTTTATTAGCTATGCGAAATAGTGAAGATAAGAATTCAGCTATTAAGGGTGGCGACTTAGGTTGGTTCAAAGATAAAACCATGGTAAAGCCTTTCATGGATGCAGTTAAAAGATTGAAGAAAGGAGACTATACTGTTGTAAAATCACAATTTGGAGCACATTTAATTTATTTAAGTGAAAATCCTGACAATACTTTAATTAAAGTAGGGATCATATCCAAAGAAGTTAGTCCAACACAAGAAACGGCCAATAAGGTTTATGCTGAAGTTAATAAGTTCAGAAGCAAGGTCAATACAATGGACGAGTTTGAAGCCTATGTAAATGAAAATGGATTAAATAAGCAAATAGCAAATGAAATTCGCCCTGAAGAAAGGGAAGTTCCTGGTTTAATAAATGGATCAGCATTGGTATCATGGGCCTATAAAGGAAAATTAGGTGATATAAGTGATGCTTTTGAACTTGACGACCAATATGCTGTTGCCCTTTTAACAGAAGTGTATGAGAAAGGACCAGCACCTTTAGCAAAAGTTTCTGAACAGGTGAAAAGGATGGTTATATTGGAGAAGAAGAAAGTAATGCTGGAAGCTAAGCTTGTTGATATTGGCGGAAGTGATTTGGTTGCTATTGCTGAGGCTATTGGTGGTCAGGTAGATAAAATTACTGATGCAAGTTTTGAGAATGCACTGGTTGCAGGATTAGGTGAGGAAAAATTATTAATCGGTAACGTTTTTGGTAGCCAACCTAACCAGCTTTCAAAGCCTATTGTTGGCAAAAATGCTGTTTTTCAGTTTGTATTAAAAGAGTTTTCTGCAGTTGAAATGCCAGAAGATTTGACCACAATTAAAAGGGAAAAAACAAGCAATTTCCAAGGTATGGCTCAATTTGAGACCATGGAAAGTTTGAAAGAACTAGCAGATGTTAAAGACTGGAGATATAAGTTTTTCTAGAATATACTGAACGATTAGAAACCGTAGTTCATTTTGAGCTGCGGTTTTTTTTTGTTTAATAAAATCAACTCATCTTATTTTAATTAGTTATGCTTTTCGTAATTTTCATTTAATTGGGATTCGCTCAAACTACACTGATGCATATTTCTTTGATAAATAAATAAAACACATATGGATTTTCGAATTGAAAAAGATAGTCTTGGAGAAGTTAAAGTTCCTGCAGAAAAATACTGGGGAGCTCAAACTCAACGTTCGCTACAAAATTTTAAAATTGGGAATATAGGCGATAAAATGCCTATTGAAATCATTTATGCTTTTGCCGTGCTGAAAAAGGCGGCTGCCCTTGTTAATATGGAATTAGGGGTTCTTGCAGCTGATAAAGCATCATTAATTGCAAAAGTTTGTGATGAAATTTTAGACGGTACATTAGACGATCAGTTTCCTTTAGTGGTGTGGCAAACGGGCTCTGGAACACAATCCAATATGAATTTGAATGAGGTCATTGCCAACAGGGGGCATGTCGTGAATGGAGGTTCACTAAACGATGATAAAAAGTTTTTACATCCCAACGATGATGTCAATAAGTCTCAATCATCAAATGATACCTATCCAACTGCTATGCATATTGCATCCTACAAATTGATTATTGATAATACACTTCCCGGTATTGAAGCGCTGTACAATACGCTTCTGGAAAAATCAAAAGCATTCAAGGAAGTTGTTAAAATTGGCCGTACACATTTAATGGATGCAACTCCTTTGACAGTTGGACAGGAATTTTCAGGTTATGCATCTCAATTGGAACATGGCATAAAGGCCATTGAAAGCTCTCTGTTTCATTTAGCTGAACTTGCTTTGGGAGGTACTGCCGTGGGTACAGGTCTTAATGCACCACAAGGTTATGCCGATTTAGTAGCCAGTAAAATTGCAGAATTAACAGAATTACCCTTTGTAAGCGCAGAAAACAAATTTGAAGCCTTAGCTGCACACGATGCAATGGTTGAAATGTCAGGATCTTTAAAAACAGTGGCAACCAGCTTGATGAAAATTGCCAGTGATATACGTCTATTGGCTTCAGGACCTCGATCAGGTATTGGTGAGCTAATTATCCCTTCGAATGAACCAGGTTCTTCTATCATGCCCGGTAAAGTAAATCCAACGCAAGCAGAAGCGATGACCATGGTTTGTGCTCAGGTAGCTGGTAATGACATGGCCGTGACTGTAGGGGGGATGACGGGCCACTTTGAGTTGAATGTTTTCAAACCCATGATGGCATTTAATGTATTAAACTCTGCCCGATTAATTGGTGATGCTTGTGTTTCATTTAATACAAATTGCGCGATAGGTATTGAACCCAACTATGCTAGAATTAAACAACATTTAGACAATTCATTAATGCTTGTAACTGCTTTAAATACGCATATTGGTTATGATAATGCAGCTAAAATAGCCAAAAAGGCTCATGCTGAAGGCACAACTTTAAAAGAAGCAGCTATTGCCCTGAATTTGTTAACAGCCAAACAGTTTGATGAATGGGTAAGACCTGAAAATATGGTAGGGAATCTTTAAAGAAGGCTTAGTTCAAGGCTTACATTATTTAAAAAATCCTGAGGAATATGTCACGTTACGATACAATTGATCCCCAATTATTTATTAATAATCGGGCAAAACTGGCAGCTGATTTGGAAGCAAATAGCATGGCTATTCTAAATGCTAATGATCAGTTTCCACGTAATGGCGATCAATTGCACAAGTTTTATCAGAATTCAGATTTATTTTGGGCCAGTGGGTTGGAACAGGAACAATGCATCCTATTACTTTATCCGGATGCAAAGAATCCTAAGTATAAAGAGGTTGTTTTCATCTTGAAGCCGAATGAATTGCTTAGCATTTGGGATGGTTCAAAATACACAATTGAGGACGTGAAGAAAATTTCAGCCATACAGACTGTGTTGTTTCTGGATGATTTTGAGATACTATTGCGGGAATTGATGAATGAGTGTGAAAAGGTTTATTTAAATGCCATTGAATATGCCAAATTTCAAACAGAAGTACCTTATAGAGATTTGCGTTTCACCGATTGGATGAAGAAGGAATTTCAAAACCATACTTTTGAACGA is a genomic window containing:
- a CDS encoding septum formation initiator family protein, translating into MKRVFKIVRNKFVLTTLIFIVWVGFIDRNNLVLTYKTRQTINELEQNRAYYLSEIEETKRIKYELLNNRKTLAKFARETYYMKKPGEEIFIVEEE
- the eno gene encoding phosphopyruvate hydratase; amino-acid sequence: MSTIIGIIPRQILDSRGTPTVEVEVITENGIIGRAAVPSGASTGIHEAVELRDGNQSYFRGKSVLKVCEKIIDIIEPALMDMSVFDQKMIDNIMLELDGTENKGNLGANGILAVSLAVARAAAEECDLPLYKYLGGVGAYTLPIPMMNILNGGKHADNKIDFQEFMIMPVGAETFSDALSMSADVFYSLKDYLKSKNHSTNVGDEGGFAPNLSSNEEAIETVLAAIEKAGYKAGEDFYIALDPATSEMYDKEKQVYRFYKSSQKEISSDEMVDYWVNWCKKYPILSIEDGLDEDDWNGWVSLNKKLEGKIQIVGDDLFVTNAKRLAKGIELKAANSILIKVNQIGTLSETIETIQLANKNNFTSVISHRSGETEDTFIADLAVGMHAGLIKTGSLSRSDRIAKYNQLLRIEEELGEEAQYPGRNFKFLKQ
- the ndk gene encoding nucleoside-diphosphate kinase, with translation MSNRTFTIIKPEVVAKGYEGKVLDAIHEGGFKIVALKKTQFSDDQAAKFYAIHKERPFFQGLLKYITSSAVVVAILEKENAVLDFRKIIGATNPEDAAEGTIRKIFGTNIEQNAVHGSDSDENALLEGSYFFSLFEQY
- the fumC gene encoding class II fumarate hydratase, coding for MDFRIEKDSLGEVKVPAEKYWGAQTQRSLQNFKIGNIGDKMPIEIIYAFAVLKKAAALVNMELGVLAADKASLIAKVCDEILDGTLDDQFPLVVWQTGSGTQSNMNLNEVIANRGHVVNGGSLNDDKKFLHPNDDVNKSQSSNDTYPTAMHIASYKLIIDNTLPGIEALYNTLLEKSKAFKEVVKIGRTHLMDATPLTVGQEFSGYASQLEHGIKAIESSLFHLAELALGGTAVGTGLNAPQGYADLVASKIAELTELPFVSAENKFEALAAHDAMVEMSGSLKTVATSLMKIASDIRLLASGPRSGIGELIIPSNEPGSSIMPGKVNPTQAEAMTMVCAQVAGNDMAVTVGGMTGHFELNVFKPMMAFNVLNSARLIGDACVSFNTNCAIGIEPNYARIKQHLDNSLMLVTALNTHIGYDNAAKIAKKAHAEGTTLKEAAIALNLLTAKQFDEWVRPENMVGNL